A single Bosea sp. PAMC 26642 DNA region contains:
- a CDS encoding YdcH family protein produces the protein MGFELSVEEVEAFTTELARLREEHRDLDSAIDALERVGAINQIQVQRLKKRKLYLKDRIAQIEDALTPDIIA, from the coding sequence ATGGGATTCGAGCTCAGCGTGGAGGAGGTGGAAGCCTTCACGACGGAACTGGCACGATTGCGCGAGGAACATCGCGATCTCGACAGCGCCATCGACGCGCTGGAACGCGTCGGCGCGATCAACCAGATCCAGGTCCAGCGCCTGAAGAAGCGGAAGCTCTACCTCAAGGACCGCATCGCCCAGATCGAGGACGCACTGACGCCCGATATCATCGCGTAA
- a CDS encoding tetratricopeptide repeat protein, with protein MIQSINRGTLNRGKTLIRSTSLIAAASAALLLAGCDTVPGAASQQGVAEIDMNSAADASVNIGSLSEVISRNPNDPNAYNTRGAAYARVGRFSDAIADFTKAVQIDPNLASAYTNRALALRQSGRNDAALADFNRATTANPNYAPAYVGRANLLRAQNNSQQALADLNTAIRLNPESAEAFHARGLVYQKEGQHRYAISDFDSVIDRNPYTAPPYTARGQSLIAVGKFDAAIEDFTASLNVDNRNAEAWAGRGLASEKLGKKNEAMENYQRALSIDSSNATARAGQGRLGGGGLFRS; from the coding sequence ATGATCCAGAGCATCAATCGCGGCACCCTGAACCGCGGCAAGACCCTGATCCGGAGCACGAGCCTGATCGCGGCGGCGAGCGCGGCGCTCCTTCTCGCGGGCTGCGATACGGTCCCCGGCGCAGCCTCGCAGCAGGGCGTAGCCGAGATCGACATGAACTCGGCAGCCGACGCCAGCGTCAATATCGGCTCGTTGAGCGAGGTGATCTCGCGCAATCCCAACGACCCGAACGCCTACAACACGCGCGGCGCCGCTTATGCCCGCGTCGGCCGCTTCTCCGATGCCATCGCCGATTTCACCAAGGCGGTGCAGATCGATCCCAATCTCGCCTCGGCCTATACCAACCGCGCGCTCGCCCTGCGCCAGAGTGGCCGCAACGATGCCGCGCTCGCAGACTTCAACCGCGCGACCACGGCCAATCCGAACTACGCACCGGCCTATGTCGGCCGCGCCAACCTGCTGCGCGCCCAGAACAACAGCCAGCAGGCTTTGGCCGACCTCAACACCGCGATCCGCCTCAACCCGGAATCGGCCGAGGCCTTCCATGCGCGCGGGCTGGTCTACCAGAAGGAAGGCCAGCATCGCTACGCGATCTCCGATTTCGACTCGGTGATCGACCGCAATCCTTACACCGCCCCCCCTTACACCGCGCGCGGCCAGAGCCTGATCGCCGTCGGCAAGTTCGACGCTGCCATCGAGGACTTCACCGCCTCGCTCAACGTCGACAACCGCAACGCCGAGGCTTGGGCCGGGCGCGGCCTGGCGAGCGAAAAGCTCGGCAAGAAGAACGAGGCGATGGAGAACTACCAGCGCGCGCTTAGCATCGACAGCAGCAACGCCACCGCCCGCGCCGGCCAGGGCCGTCTCGGCGGCGGCGGCCTCTTCCGCAGCTGA
- a CDS encoding alpha/beta hydrolase, whose amino-acid sequence MKWIGRLLFSAIAVYAAMLGLLFVKQRELMYPRNPVRAETAGVDLPALEETTLTAADGERLIAWIVPPRAGRPVLLFFHGNAGNFARPVQQARFKALTEDGTGLFAVNYRGYGGSTGTPTEAGLHLDARAAYGAAVARFGASTLIGYGESLGTGVVLKLASEVPLVAVVLEAPYLSTVAVAQGVYPFVPISFLMQDQFRSDAVISQVRTPLLVLHGERDRVISFAQGQALYGLANPPKRFVRFPSGDHENLPSHGSVPEIRRFLAQVADGTLQGSDAVTIGP is encoded by the coding sequence ATGAAATGGATCGGCCGTCTGCTCTTTTCCGCTATAGCGGTCTATGCTGCAATGCTCGGCCTGCTCTTCGTCAAGCAGCGCGAACTGATGTATCCGCGCAATCCCGTCCGTGCCGAGACGGCCGGGGTCGATCTGCCGGCGCTGGAGGAGACCACGCTGACGGCGGCTGATGGTGAGCGGCTGATCGCCTGGATCGTGCCACCGCGCGCCGGCAGGCCGGTGCTGCTGTTCTTCCATGGCAATGCCGGCAATTTCGCGAGACCTGTCCAGCAGGCGCGCTTCAAGGCGCTGACGGAGGACGGCACGGGGCTGTTCGCGGTGAATTATCGCGGCTATGGCGGCTCGACTGGAACGCCGACCGAGGCCGGCCTGCATCTCGACGCGCGCGCCGCTTATGGCGCAGCCGTGGCGCGCTTCGGCGCGTCAACTCTGATCGGCTATGGCGAATCGCTCGGCACCGGCGTCGTGCTGAAGCTCGCGTCCGAAGTCCCGCTCGTAGCTGTCGTGCTCGAAGCCCCCTATCTTTCGACCGTCGCCGTCGCGCAAGGCGTCTATCCTTTCGTGCCGATCTCGTTCCTGATGCAGGATCAGTTCCGCTCGGATGCGGTGATCAGCCAGGTACGGACGCCGCTGCTGGTGCTGCATGGCGAGCGCGACCGCGTCATTTCGTTCGCGCAGGGGCAGGCGCTTTACGGTCTGGCGAACCCGCCCAAGCGCTTCGTCCGTTTTCCGTCAGGCGATCACGAGAACCTGCCGTCGCACGGTTCGGTTCCCGAGATCAGGCGCTTCCTCGCGCAGGTCGCGGATGGAACGCTGCAGGGCTCGGACGCCGTGACGATCGGCCCCTGA
- the rpsU gene encoding 30S ribosomal protein S21, whose translation MQVLVRDNNVDQALRALKKKLQREGVFREMKLRGHYEKPSEKRAREQAEAVRRARKLQRKKLQREGLLPAPVAKPKRP comes from the coding sequence GTGCAGGTTCTCGTTCGCGACAACAATGTCGATCAGGCTCTCCGCGCTCTCAAGAAGAAGCTCCAGCGCGAGGGCGTTTTCCGCGAGATGAAGCTTCGGGGCCATTACGAGAAGCCCTCCGAGAAGCGGGCTCGCGAGCAGGCCGAGGCCGTGCGCCGCGCCCGCAAGCTGCAGCGCAAGAAGCTGCAGCGCGAAGGCCTGCTGCCGGCGCCCGTCGCCAAGCCCAAGCGCCCCTGA
- a CDS encoding 5-(carboxyamino)imidazole ribonucleotide synthase: MSADDFPGLSPGAILGILGGGQLARMLALAAADLGVRVHIFCPDPESPAFDVSAAQTIADYDDEAALAGFADAVDVVTYEFENVPASTAAFLAARTTLRPGARALAVTQDRFSEKTFIAGLGLEVAPFRAVDSLADLEVAVAELGRPSVLKTRRFGYDGKGQVKLAPDSDIARAYEEIGRSPAILEGFVPFSREVSVVAARGKDGAFAAFDLCENEHRDHILAFTRVPARVSPAASGAAIEAARQIGAALGYVGVFAVELFVVGEGDSERIVVNEIAPRVHNSGHWTSEGAQTSQFHQHVRAVCGFPLGSPERRGRVEMENLIGDAALRWRELLAEPGAHLHLYGKREARPGRKMGHVTRVWPEQG, translated from the coding sequence ATGAGCGCGGACGACTTCCCCGGCTTGAGCCCCGGCGCGATACTCGGCATCCTGGGCGGCGGGCAGCTTGCCCGAATGCTGGCGCTGGCCGCCGCCGATCTCGGCGTTCGCGTCCATATCTTCTGCCCCGACCCTGAAAGCCCCGCCTTCGACGTCTCCGCCGCACAGACCATCGCCGATTACGACGACGAAGCTGCGCTCGCCGGTTTCGCCGATGCCGTCGATGTCGTAACCTACGAATTCGAGAACGTTCCGGCCTCGACCGCGGCCTTCCTCGCCGCGCGCACGACATTGCGCCCGGGCGCCCGCGCTTTGGCGGTGACGCAGGACCGGTTCAGCGAAAAGACCTTCATCGCCGGTCTGGGCCTGGAGGTCGCGCCATTCCGCGCCGTTGATTCGCTTGCAGATCTCGAAGTTGCCGTGGCCGAACTCGGCCGACCCTCGGTCCTGAAGACGCGCCGCTTCGGCTATGACGGCAAGGGCCAGGTCAAGCTCGCGCCGGACAGCGACATCGCGCGGGCCTATGAGGAGATCGGCCGTTCTCCGGCGATCCTGGAAGGCTTCGTGCCGTTTTCGCGCGAGGTCTCGGTCGTCGCCGCACGCGGAAAGGACGGCGCCTTTGCCGCCTTCGATCTGTGCGAGAACGAGCACCGCGACCATATCCTGGCCTTCACGCGTGTCCCGGCCCGCGTCTCGCCGGCAGCAAGCGGGGCCGCCATCGAGGCAGCGCGGCAGATTGGCGCGGCACTCGGCTATGTCGGCGTCTTCGCAGTCGAACTGTTCGTGGTCGGCGAGGGCGACAGCGAGCGCATCGTCGTCAACGAAATCGCCCCGCGCGTCCACAACTCGGGACACTGGACCAGCGAAGGCGCGCAGACCTCGCAATTCCATCAGCACGTCCGCGCCGTTTGCGGCTTTCCGCTCGGCTCGCCCGAGCGGCGCGGTCGTGTCGAGATGGAAAACCTGATCGGCGATGCGGCCCTGCGCTGGCGCGAGCTGCTGGCAGAACCCGGCGCCCACCTGCATCTCTACGGCAAGCGCGAGGCCCGGCCCGGCCGCAAGATGGGCCATGTCACGCGAGTTTGGCCCGAGCAGGGCTGA
- a CDS encoding acyl-CoA synthetase: MTASAYDTDLDRNPANFQPLTPLPFLERAASVFPEHIAIIHGPLRRSYAEFYARSRRLASALAKHGIGRNDTVAAMLPNTPAMLECHYGVPMCGAVLNTLNTRLDAAIIAFSLDHGQAKAVIIDREFAKTMREALALCEARPLVIDYDDPVYDGPGDRLGNIEYEDFIAGGDPDFAWAMPSDEWDAIALNYTSGTTGDPKGVVYHHRGANLLATSNVLTGGMARHPVYLWTLPMFHCNGWCFPWTISLLAGTHVCLRQVRAGAMYDALADHGVTHMCGAPIVMSTLLNATAGEKRDFNQKVAFFTAAAPPPEAVLGAMKQAGFEVTHLYGLTEVYGPAVVNEWNRDWDALPPPEQAALKARQGVRYPALEGLDVIDPDTMQPVPRDGATLGEVMMRGNVVMKGYLGNPKSTKAAFEGGWFHTGDLGVRYPDGYIQLKDRSKDIIISGGENISSIEVEDALYKHPAVQAAAVVAKPDEKWGETPCAFIELKPGKTATEEEIIAWCKGLLASFKCPRTVVFTEVPKTSTGKIQKFRLREMARGL; encoded by the coding sequence GTGACAGCCAGCGCCTACGACACCGATCTCGACCGCAACCCGGCGAATTTCCAGCCGCTGACGCCGCTGCCCTTTCTGGAGCGCGCCGCGAGCGTCTTCCCCGAGCACATTGCCATCATCCACGGCCCGCTGCGCCGCAGCTATGCCGAGTTCTATGCCCGCTCGCGGCGCCTGGCCTCGGCGCTGGCGAAGCACGGCATCGGCAGGAACGACACCGTCGCCGCCATGCTGCCCAATACGCCGGCTATGCTCGAATGCCATTACGGCGTGCCGATGTGCGGCGCCGTGCTCAACACGCTGAACACCAGGCTCGACGCGGCGATAATCGCCTTCTCGCTCGACCATGGGCAGGCCAAGGCCGTCATCATCGACCGCGAGTTCGCCAAGACGATGCGCGAGGCGCTGGCGCTCTGCGAGGCCAGGCCCCTCGTCATCGATTACGACGACCCTGTCTATGACGGCCCCGGCGACCGCCTCGGCAACATCGAATACGAGGATTTCATCGCTGGGGGAGATCCCGACTTCGCCTGGGCGATGCCCTCAGACGAATGGGACGCGATCGCGCTGAACTACACCTCCGGCACCACCGGCGACCCCAAGGGCGTGGTCTATCACCATCGCGGCGCCAATCTGCTGGCGACCTCCAACGTCCTGACCGGCGGCATGGCGAGGCACCCGGTCTATCTCTGGACGCTGCCGATGTTCCACTGCAATGGCTGGTGCTTCCCCTGGACGATCTCGCTGCTGGCGGGCACCCATGTCTGCCTGCGCCAGGTCCGGGCCGGGGCGATGTACGACGCGCTCGCCGACCATGGCGTCACGCATATGTGCGGTGCGCCGATCGTGATGTCGACGCTGCTCAACGCGACTGCCGGGGAAAAGCGCGACTTCAACCAGAAAGTCGCCTTCTTCACCGCCGCCGCCCCGCCGCCCGAGGCCGTGCTCGGCGCGATGAAGCAGGCCGGCTTCGAGGTGACGCATCTCTACGGCCTGACCGAAGTTTACGGACCCGCCGTCGTCAACGAATGGAACCGCGACTGGGACGCGCTGCCGCCCCCCGAGCAGGCCGCGCTGAAGGCCCGCCAGGGCGTGCGCTACCCGGCGCTCGAAGGGCTCGACGTGATTGACCCCGACACGATGCAACCCGTCCCCCGCGACGGCGCCACGCTCGGCGAGGTGATGATGCGCGGCAATGTCGTGATGAAGGGCTATCTGGGGAACCCGAAATCGACGAAAGCCGCCTTCGAGGGCGGCTGGTTCCACACCGGCGATCTCGGCGTGCGCTATCCCGACGGCTACATCCAGCTCAAGGACCGCTCCAAGGACATCATCATCTCGGGCGGCGAGAACATCTCCTCGATCGAGGTCGAGGACGCGCTCTACAAGCATCCGGCCGTGCAGGCCGCCGCCGTGGTCGCGAAACCCGACGAGAAATGGGGCGAAACCCCTTGCGCCTTCATCGAGCTCAAGCCCGGAAAGACGGCGACGGAGGAAGAGATCATCGCCTGGTGCAAGGGCCTGCTGGCCTCGTTCAAATGCCCGCGCACGGTGGTCTTCACCGAGGTGCCGAAAACCTCGACGGGGAAGATCCAGAAGTTCAGGCTGCGGGAGATGGCGCGGGGGTTGTGA
- a CDS encoding sulfite exporter TauE/SafE family protein yields the protein MLLDPAFFAAMVPAVILMGLSKGGFAGLGLLALPLMALVVSPVQAAAIMLPLLISQDVVTVWSYRREFDRRILATLLPGALIGILAGYLLAAKVSDAAVGLAVGMISIGFAMRNLLGLAGAQAKVRRAGFGAGTLWGAICGFTSMIAHAGGPPFQIYVMPQRLPPAVFVGTGAIFFAMINLIKVGPYIALGQFSAQNLTASLALLPVAVAATFAGVWLVRRVPAERFYTIIYWLLLAVGAKLVFDGIRGLHLIS from the coding sequence ATGCTGCTCGATCCCGCCTTCTTCGCCGCGATGGTGCCGGCCGTAATCCTGATGGGCCTGTCCAAGGGCGGCTTCGCCGGACTTGGCCTGCTGGCGCTGCCGCTGATGGCCCTCGTCGTTTCGCCGGTACAGGCGGCCGCGATCATGCTGCCGCTGCTGATCTCGCAGGATGTCGTCACGGTCTGGTCTTATCGCCGCGAGTTCGACCGGCGCATCCTTGCGACGCTGTTACCGGGCGCACTCATCGGCATCCTCGCCGGCTATCTCCTGGCGGCAAAGGTGTCGGACGCGGCGGTCGGTCTCGCGGTCGGTATGATTTCGATCGGCTTCGCCATGCGCAACCTGCTGGGGCTCGCCGGTGCGCAGGCCAAGGTCAGGCGGGCCGGTTTCGGCGCCGGCACGCTTTGGGGCGCGATCTGCGGCTTCACCAGCATGATCGCCCATGCCGGCGGCCCGCCCTTCCAGATCTATGTCATGCCGCAGCGACTGCCGCCTGCCGTCTTCGTCGGCACGGGCGCGATCTTCTTCGCCATGATCAACCTGATCAAGGTCGGGCCCTATATCGCGCTCGGCCAGTTCTCGGCGCAGAACCTCACCGCGTCGCTTGCTCTGCTACCGGTCGCGGTGGCAGCGACCTTCGCCGGCGTCTGGCTGGTGCGCCGCGTGCCGGCCGAGCGCTTCTACACGATCATCTACTGGCTGCTGCTGGCGGTCGGCGCCAAGCTGGTCTTCGACGGCATACGGGGCTTGCATCTGATCAGCTGA
- a CDS encoding NAD(P)H-quinone oxidoreductase, which yields MTQLPQTMTAIGFDAPGGPDVLHAQTRPVPHPGPGEILVAVAAAGINRPDVLQRKGGYAPPAGASDIPGLEIAGEVVSLGEGTSRFSLGDKVCGLVAGGGYAQYAVVHESNALPVPAGLSLTEAAAIPETYFTVWTNVFQRGALTSGESFMVHGGTSGIGTTAIQLAKAFGATVIATAGSAEKCQACLDLGADHAINYREQDFAEAAKEATGGRGVDLILDMVGGDYINRNYDAAADSGRIVQIAFLNGPKAEADFRRLMMKRLTHTGSTLRPRTIAEKAAIASELHAKVWPLIESGRCRPVMFKTFPLTEAAAAHTLMESNAHIGKIVLTL from the coding sequence ATGACCCAGCTTCCCCAGACCATGACCGCGATCGGTTTCGATGCGCCCGGAGGCCCGGACGTCCTGCACGCGCAGACCCGGCCCGTGCCGCATCCCGGTCCCGGCGAGATCCTGGTCGCGGTGGCGGCCGCCGGCATCAACCGTCCCGACGTGCTGCAGCGCAAGGGCGGCTACGCGCCGCCTGCCGGAGCCTCCGACATTCCAGGCCTCGAGATCGCCGGCGAGGTCGTCTCGCTTGGCGAAGGCACGAGCCGCTTCAGCCTCGGCGACAAGGTCTGCGGACTGGTCGCCGGCGGCGGCTATGCTCAATACGCGGTCGTGCACGAGAGCAATGCCCTGCCCGTCCCTGCCGGGCTGTCCCTGACCGAGGCCGCCGCGATCCCGGAGACCTATTTCACCGTCTGGACCAATGTCTTCCAGCGCGGCGCCCTGACATCCGGGGAGAGTTTCATGGTCCATGGCGGCACTTCGGGCATCGGCACCACGGCGATCCAGCTCGCTAAGGCATTCGGTGCGACCGTGATCGCCACCGCCGGCTCGGCCGAAAAATGCCAGGCCTGCCTTGATCTCGGAGCCGATCACGCGATCAACTATCGCGAGCAGGATTTCGCTGAGGCGGCCAAGGAAGCCACCGGCGGCCGCGGCGTCGATCTGATCCTCGACATGGTCGGCGGCGACTACATCAACCGCAACTACGACGCCGCCGCCGACAGTGGCCGCATCGTCCAGATCGCCTTCCTCAACGGTCCCAAGGCCGAGGCCGACTTCCGTCGGCTGATGATGAAGCGGCTGACCCATACGGGCTCGACCCTGCGCCCGCGCACGATCGCCGAAAAGGCCGCGATTGCGTCAGAACTTCACGCGAAGGTCTGGCCCTTGATCGAAAGCGGCCGGTGCAGACCGGTGATGTTCAAGACCTTCCCGCTCACCGAGGCCGCCGCTGCCCACACCCTGATGGAAAGCAACGCCCATATCGGCAAAATCGTGCTGACGCTCTGA
- a CDS encoding propionyl-CoA synthetase → MNAEHARNAPHAGRYAEAYARWQADPKGFWAQAAQAIEWIKPPATIFDATLGIYGRWFPDATCNTCFNALDRHVRDGRGKQPALIHDSPVTGTKAVFSYAQMLDEVAVLAAVLQDLGVGKGDRVILYMPMIPEAVFAMLACARIGAVHSVVFGGFAAKELATRIDDALPKLILAASCGIEPARVVEYKPLLDAAIDLAAHKADACLVLQRPQVEASMHVRRDRNWRALVAAAKANGRRADCVEVAATDPLYVLYTSGTTGRPKGVVRDNGGHMVALKWSMDNLYDVRPGEVMFTASDVGWVVGHSYIVYGPLLQGATTILYEGKPVGTPDPGAYWRVAAEHNAVALFTAPTAFRAIRKEDPQAKHLAGHDLSQFRALFLAGERADPDTLNWAADVLKVPVIDHWWQTETGFCIVGNPIGLERLPVKPGSPSVPLPGWEVSCLDEGGRPVPAGTMGAIVLKLPLPPGALPTLWQADDRFAEAYLSTYPGYYNTSDAGYIDEDGYVFIMGRTDDIINVAGHRLSTGGMEEVLASHPAVAECAVIGIRDALKGELPCGFVVLKSGASQSHAEIETELVALVRDRIGPVAAFKLALTVGRLPKTRSGKILRATMKKIADGEDYAMPATIEDATVLDEIAVALKGRGLG, encoded by the coding sequence ATGAATGCCGAGCATGCACGCAACGCCCCGCATGCGGGCCGCTATGCCGAGGCTTATGCCCGGTGGCAGGCCGATCCGAAGGGTTTTTGGGCGCAGGCCGCGCAGGCCATCGAATGGATCAAGCCCCCGGCAACGATCTTCGACGCAACTTTGGGCATCTATGGGCGCTGGTTTCCCGATGCGACCTGCAACACCTGCTTCAATGCTCTTGACCGGCATGTGCGCGACGGGCGGGGCAAGCAGCCCGCGCTGATCCATGACAGCCCGGTCACCGGGACCAAGGCCGTCTTCAGCTATGCGCAAATGCTCGACGAGGTCGCGGTGCTGGCGGCTGTGCTGCAAGATCTCGGTGTGGGCAAGGGCGACCGCGTCATCCTCTACATGCCGATGATTCCAGAGGCGGTCTTCGCGATGCTGGCCTGCGCGCGGATCGGGGCGGTGCATTCGGTCGTGTTCGGGGGCTTCGCGGCCAAGGAACTGGCGACGCGGATCGACGATGCCCTGCCGAAGCTGATCCTGGCGGCGTCCTGCGGCATCGAGCCCGCGCGCGTGGTCGAATACAAGCCGCTGCTGGATGCGGCGATCGATCTTGCCGCGCACAAGGCCGATGCCTGCCTCGTGCTGCAGCGGCCACAAGTCGAGGCCTCGATGCATGTCAGGCGCGACCGGAACTGGCGAGCGCTGGTCGCTGCCGCCAAGGCCAATGGGCGCAGGGCGGATTGTGTTGAGGTCGCGGCGACCGACCCGCTCTATGTACTCTACACCTCGGGCACGACAGGCCGGCCCAAGGGCGTGGTGCGCGACAATGGCGGGCACATGGTCGCGCTGAAATGGAGCATGGACAACCTCTACGACGTCAGGCCCGGCGAGGTGATGTTCACAGCGTCCGATGTCGGCTGGGTCGTCGGCCACAGCTACATCGTCTATGGGCCGCTGCTGCAGGGTGCGACGACGATCCTCTACGAGGGCAAGCCGGTCGGCACGCCCGACCCCGGCGCCTATTGGCGCGTCGCGGCCGAGCACAATGCTGTGGCGCTGTTCACCGCGCCGACCGCGTTTCGCGCCATCCGCAAGGAGGATCCGCAGGCGAAGCATCTGGCGGGGCACGACCTGTCGCAGTTTCGGGCGCTGTTCCTGGCCGGGGAGCGGGCCGACCCCGACACGCTGAACTGGGCGGCGGACGTGCTGAAGGTGCCGGTGATCGACCATTGGTGGCAGACCGAGACCGGGTTCTGCATCGTCGGCAATCCGATCGGGCTGGAACGCCTGCCGGTGAAGCCGGGTTCGCCGAGCGTGCCGCTGCCGGGCTGGGAGGTCAGCTGCCTCGACGAGGGCGGCAGGCCCGTGCCGGCAGGAACGATGGGCGCGATCGTGCTCAAACTGCCGCTGCCGCCGGGTGCGCTGCCGACGCTGTGGCAGGCGGATGATCGCTTCGCAGAGGCCTATCTCTCGACCTATCCGGGCTACTACAACACCTCGGATGCGGGCTATATCGACGAAGACGGCTATGTCTTCATCATGGGCCGGACCGACGACATCATCAACGTCGCCGGGCACAGGCTCTCGACCGGCGGGATGGAAGAGGTGCTGGCCTCGCATCCGGCGGTGGCGGAATGCGCCGTGATCGGGATCAGGGACGCGCTCAAGGGCGAGCTGCCTTGCGGCTTCGTGGTGCTGAAGTCCGGCGCCAGCCAGAGCCATGCCGAGATCGAGACGGAACTGGTGGCGCTGGTGCGCGACAGGATCGGGCCCGTGGCCGCCTTCAAGCTGGCCCTGACGGTCGGCCGGCTGCCGAAGACGCGGTCGGGCAAGATCCTGCGGGCGACGATGAAAAAGATCGCCGATGGCGAGGATTACGCTATGCCGGCGACGATCGAGGACGCGACGGTGCTGGACGAGATCGCCGTCGCGCTGAAGGGCAGGGGGCTGGGTTAA
- a CDS encoding YdcH family protein: MSLQTHLVELERKHRQLEAAIAQAVASPSSDDLNVVEMKRKKLLLKEEIERVRQAVPGQTLH; this comes from the coding sequence ATGTCGCTGCAGACCCATCTCGTCGAACTCGAACGCAAACACCGCCAACTCGAGGCAGCCATTGCCCAGGCCGTGGCCAGCCCCTCATCGGACGATCTGAACGTGGTCGAGATGAAGCGAAAGAAGCTGCTGCTGAAGGAGGAGATCGAGAGGGTGAGGCAGGCCGTACCCGGCCAGACCTTGCATTGA
- a CDS encoding DUF1013 domain-containing protein, which yields MSLPPLMPKATAVWLVENTSLTFEQIAEFCKLHPLEVRGIADGEVAAGIKGLDPINSGQLTREELERAAANPAHHLKLAERKVKVPEMKKSKGPRYTPVSKRQDRPNAILWLLRNHPELKDAQVIRLIGTTKSTIAQIRDRTHWNAQTLSPIDPVSLGLCSQIDLDFEVGRAAKDRPAATVEVGSTLLSAEETTAPAQAPLSQTFADMGKPKREEEAAIDVDSVFSKLKQIKRPADEDEG from the coding sequence GTGTCACTACCCCCTCTGATGCCGAAAGCCACCGCGGTCTGGCTCGTCGAGAACACCTCCCTGACCTTCGAGCAGATCGCCGAGTTCTGCAAACTCCACCCGCTCGAAGTGCGCGGCATCGCCGATGGCGAGGTCGCCGCCGGCATCAAGGGCCTCGATCCGATCAATTCGGGACAGCTTACCCGCGAGGAGCTGGAGCGCGCCGCCGCCAACCCGGCCCACCACCTCAAGCTCGCCGAGCGCAAGGTGAAGGTGCCCGAGATGAAGAAGTCCAAGGGCCCGCGCTACACTCCGGTGTCCAAGCGCCAGGACCGCCCCAACGCGATCCTCTGGCTGCTGCGCAACCATCCCGAGCTCAAGGACGCCCAGGTCATCCGCCTGATCGGCACGACCAAGTCGACCATCGCCCAGATTCGCGACCGCACCCATTGGAACGCCCAGACGCTGTCGCCGATCGATCCGGTCAGCCTCGGCCTGTGCTCGCAAATCGATCTCGATTTCGAGGTCGGCCGCGCCGCCAAGGACCGTCCGGCCGCCACCGTCGAGGTCGGTTCGACCCTGCTCTCGGCCGAGGAGACGACCGCTCCGGCCCAGGCGCCGCTGAGCCAGACCTTCGCCGACATGGGCAAGCCCAAGCGCGAGGAAGAGGCCGCCATCGACGTCGATTCCGTCTTTTCCAAGCTCAAGCAGATCAAGCGCCCGGCCGACGAAGACGAGGGCTGA
- a CDS encoding GNAT family N-acetyltransferase, translating to MTLSIRCMQANDREAVIGLLLELTAHEAALSYDRTTGLDTAAACLDDDADKASETGGAQFVADIEGRVVGYLALQLGRAGPYVQEHWRDHVHIENIVVASGHRKAGIGQALLAEAERFARAAGRKVLLLGVLPRNDIALAAYRRAGFGELSIEMVKVLD from the coding sequence GTGACACTGTCGATCCGCTGCATGCAGGCAAACGATCGCGAGGCCGTCATTGGCCTGCTGCTCGAACTCACGGCGCATGAAGCGGCGCTGAGCTATGACCGTACCACCGGGCTCGATACGGCGGCGGCCTGTCTGGACGATGATGCCGATAAGGCGAGCGAGACTGGCGGGGCGCAGTTCGTTGCCGATATCGAGGGCCGCGTTGTTGGTTATCTGGCCTTGCAGCTTGGCCGAGCCGGTCCCTACGTCCAGGAACACTGGCGTGATCATGTTCATATCGAGAATATCGTCGTCGCGAGCGGCCATCGGAAGGCCGGGATCGGCCAGGCGCTGCTGGCCGAGGCAGAGCGCTTCGCCCGCGCCGCTGGCCGCAAGGTTCTTCTGCTTGGCGTGCTTCCGCGCAACGACATCGCACTCGCCGCCTATCGCCGCGCCGGCTTCGGAGAGCTTTCCATCGAAATGGTCAAGGTTCTCGATTGA
- the purE gene encoding 5-(carboxyamino)imidazole ribonucleotide mutase translates to MATSPPPVAIIMGSQSDWATMRHAAETLDALEIAYDARIVSAHRTPDRMVAFAKGAKADGFKVVIAGAGGAAHLPGMTASLTPLPVFGVPVESKALSGQDSLLSIVQMPAGIPVGTLAIGKAGAVNAALLAAAVLALGDEALAWRLDAWRARQSAAIADRPSRDEA, encoded by the coding sequence ATGGCCACCTCTCCCCCGCCCGTCGCCATCATCATGGGCAGCCAGTCCGACTGGGCGACGATGCGCCATGCCGCCGAGACGCTCGACGCTCTCGAAATCGCCTATGACGCGCGCATCGTCTCGGCGCACCGCACGCCCGATCGCATGGTCGCTTTCGCCAAGGGCGCCAAAGCGGACGGCTTCAAGGTGGTGATTGCCGGCGCGGGCGGCGCGGCCCATCTGCCGGGCATGACCGCCTCGCTGACCCCCCTGCCCGTCTTCGGTGTCCCGGTCGAATCCAAGGCCCTGTCTGGCCAGGACAGCCTGCTCTCGATCGTTCAGATGCCGGCCGGCATTCCGGTCGGCACGCTTGCCATCGGCAAAGCCGGTGCGGTCAATGCCGCGCTCCTGGCAGCCGCCGTGCTGGCGCTCGGCGACGAGGCGCTGGCCTGGCGCCTCGATGCCTGGCGCGCCCGCCAGAGTGCCGCGATCGCGGATCGGCCCAGCAGGGACGAGGCATGA